A part of Thermus oshimai DSM 12092 genomic DNA contains:
- a CDS encoding N-acetylmuramoyl-L-alanine amidase family protein has product MRFFPLLLWVLLALAQANLRVGIHEGFTRVVVDLPAPGVGYALEREGALLVLRLSGLALPPSGGVVDSKELASYQVVPEGNGTRLLLRTKSPQTEAKLARYSDPERLVVDLYLPSGPTSPSGAKTSPSGLTKPPRPPKPLVLLDPGHGGVDPGMVGYVVEKELVLDVALRLKRLLEREGIEVLLTRDRDMHLSPDKREDLSRRAGLADSSRVNLFISIHANASPTHTAQGIEVYYFGRAQSQAVLDQVIRENGGGDLGRRLTQEARTVAEKILQDIVAQANQRYSERLAETLGRKLSQATGSPYRGSFPGDFFVLRYAKVPAVLVEVGFGDHPVEGRKLQDPAYREKVAQGLLSGILTFLAQGAFR; this is encoded by the coding sequence CCCTGGGGTAGGGTACGCCCTGGAGAGAGAAGGGGCCCTCCTCGTCCTAAGGCTTTCCGGCCTCGCCCTTCCCCCATCTGGGGGGGTGGTGGACTCCAAGGAGCTCGCCTCCTACCAGGTGGTGCCTGAGGGGAACGGGACCCGCCTCCTCCTCAGGACCAAGAGCCCGCAAACGGAGGCCAAGCTGGCCCGCTATTCCGACCCGGAACGGCTGGTGGTGGACCTGTACCTCCCCTCCGGTCCTACCAGCCCCTCTGGGGCTAAGACCTCCCCCTCGGGGCTCACCAAGCCTCCCCGGCCCCCCAAGCCCCTGGTTCTTCTGGACCCAGGCCACGGGGGGGTGGACCCGGGGATGGTGGGGTACGTGGTGGAGAAGGAGCTGGTGCTGGACGTGGCCCTCAGGCTCAAGCGCCTCCTGGAGCGGGAGGGGATAGAGGTCCTCCTCACCCGGGACCGGGACATGCACCTTTCCCCCGACAAACGGGAAGACCTCTCCAGGCGGGCTGGCCTGGCGGACAGCTCCCGGGTGAACCTCTTCATCTCCATCCACGCCAACGCCTCCCCCACCCACACGGCCCAGGGCATAGAGGTCTACTACTTCGGCCGGGCCCAGAGCCAGGCGGTGCTGGACCAGGTCATCCGGGAAAACGGCGGAGGGGACTTGGGCCGCCGCCTTACCCAGGAGGCCCGCACCGTGGCGGAGAAGATCCTTCAGGACATCGTGGCCCAGGCCAACCAGCGCTACTCTGAGCGCTTGGCGGAAACCCTGGGCCGGAAGCTTTCCCAGGCCACGGGGAGCCCGTACCGGGGAAGTTTTCCCGGCGACTTCTTCGTGCTGCGCTACGCCAAGGTGCCCGCGGTGCTGGTGGAGGTGGGCTTTGGGGACCACCCCGTGGAGGGGCGGAAGCTGCAGGACCCCGCCTATCGGGAGAAGGTGGCCCAGGGCCTCCTTTCGGGCATCCTCACCTTCCTCGCCCAGGGGGCCTTCCGCTAA
- a CDS encoding serine/threonine-protein kinase produces MGKVSLVGQNLLGRYRVVRPLARGALATVYLAFDLYGTPYALKLFPKGAEARRDREHWVGQRLSHPNLNPVLEKLDLEEGPALLLAYAPGEEMGRWMLRRPGQARALGVFRQLLKALAHMHEKGLVHRDVKPENVIVALTDEARLLDFDLSGPAREAFKKPLRVGTLPYLAPEQVLGQSPGQEADVYAAGVILYWILSGELPFVGEPEEVLLGHLQEEAPPIPGLRPEEESYLRRLLAKDPKARFPHAGAALEAFPF; encoded by the coding sequence GTGGGGAAGGTGAGCCTGGTGGGGCAGAACCTCCTGGGGCGCTACCGGGTGGTGCGCCCCCTGGCCCGGGGCGCTCTGGCCACGGTCTACCTGGCCTTTGACCTCTACGGCACCCCCTACGCCCTGAAGCTCTTCCCCAAGGGGGCCGAGGCCCGGCGGGACCGGGAGCACTGGGTGGGCCAGCGGCTTTCCCACCCCAACCTGAACCCCGTCCTGGAAAAGCTGGACCTGGAGGAAGGCCCCGCCCTCCTTCTGGCCTACGCCCCGGGGGAGGAGATGGGCCGCTGGATGCTCCGCCGCCCGGGGCAGGCCAGGGCCCTGGGGGTTTTCCGCCAGCTCCTAAAGGCCCTGGCCCACATGCACGAAAAGGGCCTGGTCCACCGGGACGTGAAGCCGGAAAACGTCATCGTGGCCCTCACGGACGAGGCCAGGCTGTTGGACTTTGACCTCTCGGGCCCGGCCCGGGAAGCCTTCAAGAAACCCCTCAGGGTGGGCACCCTGCCCTACCTGGCCCCGGAGCAGGTCCTGGGGCAAAGCCCGGGGCAGGAGGCGGACGTGTACGCGGCGGGGGTCATCCTCTACTGGATCCTCTCGGGGGAGCTCCCCTTCGTGGGGGAGCCGGAGGAGGTGCTCCTCGGCCACCTGCAGGAGGAGGCCCCGCCCATCCCCGGCCTGCGGCCAGAGGAGGAGAGCTACCTTAGGCGCCTCCTGGCCAAGGACCCCAAGGCCCGCTTCCCCCACGCGGGGGCGGCCCTGGAGGCCTTCCCCTTCTAA
- a CDS encoding patatin-like phospholipase family protein has product MRGLALSGGGARGLAHIGALEVLLEAGLDFQLVAGTSMGAIVGALFAAGMSPKEMLALARKTPWLGLLGLSPREGIFSRRKLKDFLAEHLPPTFEGLKRPLAVTAVDVRSGRLLYLTQGDLPSAVLASAAYPGLLAPVEREGVLLFDGGVLDNLPVDAVRFLGAQEVFAVDVTPEREAEEAPRGLIALARRAVDLMQRQLTALRLTLYPPEVYLRPELKGVGIEDFRRLEEIVAAGREAARAYLEGRVGGV; this is encoded by the coding sequence GTGCGCGGCTTGGCGCTTTCCGGCGGTGGAGCCAGGGGCCTCGCCCACATCGGGGCGTTGGAGGTGCTCCTGGAGGCCGGCCTGGACTTCCAGCTGGTGGCGGGCACCAGCATGGGGGCCATCGTGGGGGCGCTCTTTGCCGCGGGGATGAGCCCCAAGGAGATGCTGGCCCTGGCCCGCAAGACCCCTTGGCTGGGCCTCTTGGGCCTTTCCCCCAGGGAGGGGATCTTCTCCCGCCGGAAGCTCAAGGACTTTCTGGCCGAGCACCTTCCCCCCACGTTTGAGGGGTTGAAGCGTCCCTTGGCGGTCACCGCGGTGGACGTGCGCTCGGGGAGGCTCCTTTACCTCACCCAGGGGGACCTTCCCAGCGCCGTTTTGGCCTCCGCCGCCTACCCCGGCCTCCTGGCCCCGGTGGAGCGGGAGGGGGTGCTCCTCTTTGACGGGGGGGTTTTGGACAACCTGCCCGTGGACGCGGTGCGCTTTTTGGGGGCCCAGGAGGTCTTTGCCGTGGACGTCACCCCGGAACGGGAGGCGGAGGAGGCCCCAAGGGGCCTCATCGCCCTGGCCCGGCGGGCGGTGGACCTGATGCAGCGCCAGCTCACCGCCCTCCGCCTCACCCTTTACCCCCCGGAGGTCTACCTTAGGCCGGAGCTCAAGGGGGTGGGGATAGAGGACTTCCGCCGCCTCGAGGAGATCGTAGCCGCGGGGCGCGAGGCGGCCCGGGCCTATCTGGAGGGTAGAGTGGGAGGGGTATGA
- the lepB gene encoding signal peptidase I, with translation MKAFWDYLFKEWFRQVGEALLVAFLVTTFLFTTVGVVGQSMYPTLRNGERVLVPKWETWLVRLGFAEWRRGEIAILKPPEGTPYATARFPVLGFSFRAFFIKRIVAVPGDEVYVERGVVHVNGMPLAETHITDQIAPWPDSFPGVCYKDGRMTRIVTQQGDFPVEVLPAYLKPLKEMLLPPSEGVLERSRLGEACEVGRIKLKPGYYFVMGDNRTLGGSEDSRTFGPVPVEAIAGRANYVWWPPFVREEEGLRLNLRPLTPPPAYR, from the coding sequence ATGAAGGCGTTTTGGGACTACCTGTTTAAGGAGTGGTTTCGCCAGGTGGGGGAGGCCCTCCTGGTGGCCTTTCTGGTCACCACCTTTCTTTTCACCACCGTGGGGGTGGTGGGCCAGAGCATGTACCCCACCTTGCGGAACGGGGAGCGGGTCCTGGTGCCCAAGTGGGAGACCTGGCTGGTGCGGCTGGGGTTTGCCGAGTGGCGGCGGGGAGAGATCGCCATCCTCAAGCCCCCGGAGGGCACCCCCTACGCCACCGCCCGCTTTCCCGTCCTGGGCTTCTCCTTCCGGGCCTTCTTCATCAAGCGCATCGTGGCCGTGCCCGGGGACGAGGTCTACGTGGAGCGGGGCGTGGTGCATGTGAACGGAATGCCCCTGGCGGAGACCCACATCACCGACCAGATCGCCCCCTGGCCCGACTCCTTCCCCGGGGTGTGCTACAAGGACGGGCGCATGACCCGGATCGTCACCCAGCAGGGGGACTTCCCCGTGGAGGTCCTCCCCGCCTACCTGAAGCCCCTTAAGGAGATGCTCCTTCCCCCCTCGGAAGGGGTGCTGGAGCGGAGCCGGCTGGGGGAGGCCTGCGAGGTGGGCCGCATCAAGCTGAAGCCCGGCTACTACTTCGTCATGGGGGATAACCGCACCCTGGGGGGGAGCGAGGACTCCCGCACCTTTGGCCCCGTGCCCGTGGAGGCCATCGCCGGGCGGGCGAACTACGTCTGGTGGCCCCCCTTCGTGCGGGAGGAGGAGGGGCTTAGGCTCAACCTCCGCCCCCTCACCCCTCCTCCGGCCTACCGCTGA
- a CDS encoding LutC/YkgG family protein — protein sequence MDARERILNRVRKALEERPKAELPSPLHPQALPDPVALLLERLAENGAEGARVPWEEAQGFIARFAEGFSGVAFGEGVPEALRPSLPELPPEEAPLGVSLALFAVAETGTVALSSEDGRRAQLLPPTHLVLVPEERVYGTLLEALSRPERLPKALGLHSGPSKSADIGQVMVKGVHGPGRLFVAVLSGRPEEG from the coding sequence ATGGACGCCAGGGAACGGATCCTGAACCGGGTGCGGAAGGCCCTCGAGGAAAGGCCCAAGGCCGAACTCCCAAGCCCCCTCCACCCCCAAGCCCTCCCCGACCCCGTGGCCCTCCTCCTCGAGCGCCTAGCGGAGAACGGGGCGGAAGGGGCCAGGGTGCCCTGGGAGGAGGCCCAGGGTTTTATCGCCCGCTTCGCGGAAGGGTTCAGCGGGGTGGCCTTCGGGGAGGGGGTGCCAGAGGCCCTCCGCCCCTCTCTCCCCGAGCTTCCCCCCGAGGAGGCCCCCCTAGGGGTCTCCTTGGCCCTCTTCGCGGTGGCGGAGACGGGCACCGTGGCCCTCTCCTCGGAGGACGGAAGGCGCGCCCAGCTCCTCCCCCCCACCCACCTGGTCCTGGTGCCGGAGGAAAGGGTCTACGGGACGCTCCTGGAAGCCCTCTCCCGCCCGGAGCGCCTCCCCAAGGCCCTCGGCCTCCACTCGGGCCCCTCCAAGAGCGCGGACATCGGCCAGGTCATGGTGAAGGGGGTGCACGGTCCGGGCCGGCTCTTCGTGGCCGTGCTCAGCGGTAGGCCGGAGGAGGGGTGA
- a CDS encoding LutB/LldF family L-lactate oxidation iron-sulfur protein, whose protein sequence is MRAKARLYPKEAARLLKERPGVRRAVTGATLHFERNRLRAYGEVDIEAWRARAKAVKDHVLSHLDRYLELAERKLRENGATVHWAETPEEAHRVLRDVVARHGVRRAVKAKSMLTEELGVNPLLESLGVEVYETDLGEYLIQLLGEPPSHIVGPAIHLSLEEIRRLFHDRFGTPLDASPEALAAVARRTLREAFLTAELGISGANFLVAETGTLALMENEGNIRLSTSLPKVHVAFVGIEKLLPRFQDLALFLPLTARAATGQRLATFVSLIQGPGEGGPEEVHVVFVDHGRTALLHDPEAWETLRCLRCGACLNACPVYRQTGGHPYGYVYSGPIGAVLDPGLLGLEEAYPLPYASTLCGACYEACPVKIPIPKLLLAWRRRAVEAGLSPRLEGAALKAFRKVMESPALYRLFSRALRGVPLGAQEILPLLKAWTGGRGPLKPSPKPFHQLWQELEGEWTPGNGS, encoded by the coding sequence ATGCGGGCTAAGGCGAGGCTCTACCCCAAGGAGGCGGCCAGGCTCCTGAAGGAGAGGCCGGGGGTCCGGCGGGCGGTCACCGGGGCCACGCTCCACTTTGAACGGAACCGCCTCCGGGCCTACGGCGAGGTGGACATCGAGGCCTGGCGGGCGCGGGCCAAGGCGGTGAAGGACCACGTCCTAAGCCATCTGGACCGCTACCTGGAGCTTGCGGAGAGGAAGCTTAGGGAAAACGGGGCCACGGTCCACTGGGCGGAAACCCCCGAGGAGGCCCACCGGGTCTTGAGGGACGTGGTGGCCCGCCACGGGGTCAGGCGGGCGGTGAAGGCCAAAAGCATGCTAACGGAGGAGCTCGGGGTAAACCCCCTCCTGGAGTCCTTGGGGGTGGAGGTCTACGAAACGGACCTCGGGGAGTACCTCATCCAGCTCCTGGGGGAGCCCCCGAGCCACATCGTGGGCCCGGCCATCCACCTCTCCCTGGAGGAGATCCGGAGGCTCTTCCACGACCGCTTCGGCACCCCCCTGGACGCCAGCCCCGAGGCCCTGGCCGCCGTGGCCCGGAGAACCCTACGGGAGGCCTTCCTCACCGCCGAGCTCGGGATAAGCGGGGCCAACTTCCTGGTGGCGGAGACGGGCACCTTAGCCCTCATGGAGAACGAGGGGAACATCCGCCTTTCCACGAGCCTCCCCAAGGTCCACGTGGCCTTCGTGGGCATAGAGAAGCTCCTTCCCCGCTTCCAGGACCTGGCCCTCTTCCTCCCCCTCACCGCCCGGGCGGCCACGGGGCAGCGGCTTGCCACCTTCGTCTCCCTCATCCAGGGGCCGGGGGAGGGGGGCCCGGAGGAGGTGCACGTGGTCTTCGTAGATCACGGCCGCACCGCCCTCCTCCACGACCCGGAGGCCTGGGAGACCTTAAGGTGCCTCCGGTGCGGGGCCTGCCTCAACGCCTGCCCCGTCTACCGGCAGACGGGGGGGCACCCCTACGGCTACGTGTACTCGGGGCCCATCGGGGCGGTGCTGGACCCGGGGCTTCTGGGCCTCGAGGAGGCCTACCCCCTGCCCTACGCCTCCACCCTCTGCGGGGCCTGCTACGAGGCCTGCCCGGTGAAGATCCCCATCCCCAAGCTCCTCCTGGCCTGGCGCCGCCGGGCGGTGGAGGCGGGGCTTAGCCCCCGCCTGGAAGGGGCGGCCCTCAAGGCCTTCCGCAAGGTCATGGAAAGCCCGGCCCTCTACCGCCTCTTCTCCCGGGCCCTCCGGGGGGTGCCCCTTGGGGCTCAGGAGATCTTGCCCCTTCTCAAGGCCTGGACGGGGGGCCGGGGGCCCCTTAAGCCCAGCCCCAAGCCCTTCCATCAACTTTGGCAGGAACTGGAGGGAGAATGGACGCCAGGGAACGGATCCTGA
- a CDS encoding (Fe-S)-binding protein, producing MRVALFITCLADQFYAEAGVAAVRLLRALGVEVDFPEGQTCCGQPAFNAGYWDEARPLARRTLEVFREAEYVVLPSGSCASMVRNHYPELLPGSREALELAEKTYELSQFLVRVLGVEKLGEGLRGRKVAYHHGCHALRELGVKEEPLLLLKNAGAELLPWEAAEECCGFGGLFSVKLPEVSLAMAERKGETLPEAEVLTSTDAGCLLHLSGVLARKGKGLRVAPLATLLWEAYAG from the coding sequence ATGCGGGTGGCCCTCTTCATCACCTGCCTGGCCGACCAGTTCTACGCCGAGGCCGGGGTGGCGGCGGTTAGGCTTCTAAGAGCCCTGGGGGTGGAGGTGGACTTCCCCGAAGGCCAGACCTGCTGCGGCCAGCCCGCCTTCAACGCGGGGTACTGGGACGAGGCCAGGCCCCTGGCGAGAAGGACCCTGGAGGTTTTCCGGGAGGCGGAGTACGTGGTCCTCCCCTCGGGAAGCTGCGCCAGCATGGTGAGGAACCACTACCCCGAGCTCCTTCCCGGAAGCCGGGAGGCCCTGGAACTCGCGGAGAAGACCTACGAGCTCTCCCAGTTCCTGGTGCGGGTCCTGGGGGTGGAGAAGCTGGGGGAAGGCCTAAGGGGGCGGAAGGTGGCCTACCACCACGGCTGCCACGCCCTGAGGGAGCTTGGGGTAAAGGAGGAGCCCCTTCTCCTCCTCAAGAACGCCGGGGCGGAACTCCTCCCCTGGGAGGCGGCGGAGGAGTGCTGCGGCTTCGGGGGGCTTTTCTCCGTGAAGCTCCCCGAGGTCTCCCTGGCCATGGCCGAGCGCAAAGGGGAAACCCTCCCTGAGGCCGAGGTCCTCACCTCCACCGACGCGGGCTGCCTCCTCCACCTCTCGGGGGTGTTGGCCCGGAAAGGGAAGGGCTTGCGGGTGGCCCCCCTGGCCACCCTGCTTTGGGAGGCCTATGCGGGCTAA
- a CDS encoding phosphoglucomutase yields MKIRFGTDGWRGVIARDFTFHNLARVATAYGRYLLEKGGKSVVVGYDTRFQAGAFAEEAAGLLAGMGLKAYLLKGPHPTPMLSFAVRHVGADGGLMLTASHNPPEYLGVKLKGPYGGSALEEEVKRVEALVPESPAEARGTPEPLEVRAAYFDHLKALLDLEALARFPGVLYHDAMGGAGDSLLSAFFRHVGLGVEVRELHNVPHPLFYGVNPEPLPKNLRTLLAVMGPEEPPTFAVATDGDADRIAAVLPGGRFFNPHQVFAVLLSHLHRKGLRGLVVKNFAVSWLIDRLGEKLGLPVRTTPVGFKWITEAFLKEDTLIGGEESGGIGVKGHLPERDGLLNALLLLESVAQTGKDLGAQFSELEALTGLTHAYDRLDLKVPTEGLLERLREPRPLAGLTPQGVEDLDGVKWIYENAWVLFRPSGTEPVVRIYAEGPSEEVVRALLKEAEILMKQ; encoded by the coding sequence ATGAAGATCCGCTTCGGCACCGACGGCTGGCGGGGGGTCATCGCCCGGGACTTCACCTTCCATAACCTCGCCCGGGTGGCCACCGCCTACGGGCGCTACCTCCTGGAGAAGGGGGGAAAGAGCGTGGTGGTGGGGTACGACACCCGTTTTCAGGCGGGGGCCTTTGCGGAAGAGGCGGCGGGCCTCCTCGCGGGGATGGGCCTTAAGGCCTACCTCCTGAAAGGGCCCCACCCCACCCCTATGCTCTCCTTCGCGGTGCGCCACGTGGGGGCAGACGGGGGCCTGATGCTCACCGCAAGCCACAACCCCCCGGAGTACCTGGGGGTGAAGCTCAAAGGCCCCTACGGGGGAAGCGCCCTGGAGGAGGAGGTGAAGCGGGTGGAGGCCCTGGTGCCAGAAAGCCCAGCGGAAGCCCGGGGCACCCCCGAGCCCCTGGAGGTCCGCGCGGCCTATTTTGACCACCTAAAGGCCCTCCTGGACCTCGAGGCCCTGGCCCGCTTCCCCGGCGTCCTCTACCACGACGCCATGGGGGGCGCAGGGGATAGCCTCCTCTCCGCCTTCTTCCGCCACGTGGGGCTTGGGGTGGAGGTGCGGGAACTCCACAACGTCCCCCACCCCCTCTTCTACGGGGTGAACCCCGAGCCCCTGCCCAAAAACCTCAGGACCCTCCTCGCGGTCATGGGCCCGGAGGAGCCCCCCACCTTCGCCGTGGCCACCGATGGGGACGCGGACCGCATCGCCGCGGTCCTCCCCGGAGGGCGCTTCTTCAACCCCCACCAGGTCTTCGCCGTCCTCCTCAGCCACCTCCACCGGAAGGGCCTAAGGGGCCTGGTGGTGAAGAACTTCGCCGTGTCCTGGCTCATCGACCGCCTGGGGGAGAAGCTGGGCCTTCCCGTGCGCACCACCCCCGTGGGCTTCAAGTGGATCACCGAGGCTTTCTTGAAGGAAGACACCCTCATCGGGGGAGAAGAGTCGGGCGGGATCGGGGTGAAGGGGCACCTCCCCGAGCGGGATGGGCTCCTAAACGCCCTCCTTCTCCTAGAGAGCGTGGCCCAGACGGGGAAGGACCTCGGGGCGCAGTTTTCCGAGCTGGAGGCCCTCACCGGCCTCACCCACGCCTACGACCGCCTGGACCTCAAGGTGCCCACGGAAGGCCTCCTGGAGCGGCTCAGGGAGCCCCGGCCCCTGGCAGGCCTCACCCCTCAGGGGGTGGAGGACCTGGACGGGGTGAAGTGGATCTATGAAAACGCCTGGGTCCTCTTCCGCCCCTCGGGAACGGAGCCCGTGGTGCGGATCTACGCGGAAGGCCCCTCGGAGGAGGTGGTGAGGGCCCTCCTCAAGGAGGCGGAGATTCTGATGAAACAATAG
- a CDS encoding sensor histidine kinase — MTFRARLFLAFSALWLFLLLLTGYLAGRGVEESLKTHLLNTLLQDALRAAEAYQKGQSGALLTTGGVFLHLYTEEGEPLVLTEPRHLLPKGALEGAGETPKAFFQEGFAAALVRTPLGLLALTADTAPIEGALSALRRGLLEAFFLLFPLGLLLVYLTARLAAGPLERAAREVASRSPSRLDPIPLTLPRDEFGRMVAAVNGLLQALKEAQERERAFLAEVSHELRTPLTVLLGHLDRLKRNPLDGEALEAAQRTSERMRRLVEDLLDLARGEAGWRLDLHIVDLLELAREASREQGVRVEGEALEVLGDPDRLLQALRNLIANGVRAAGREGVRVRVGREEGWALVEVEDRGPGIPEDLLPHLFQRFARGPGGGTGLGLAVAQAIARAHGGEITVESAPGRTVFRVRLPLLEEG; from the coding sequence TTGACCTTCCGGGCCCGGCTCTTTCTGGCCTTCAGCGCCCTTTGGCTCTTCCTCCTGCTCCTCACCGGCTACCTGGCGGGGCGGGGGGTGGAGGAAAGCCTCAAGACCCACCTCCTAAACACCCTCCTCCAGGACGCCCTCCGGGCGGCGGAGGCCTACCAGAAGGGGCAGAGCGGGGCCCTCCTCACCACAGGAGGGGTCTTCCTCCACCTTTACACGGAGGAGGGCGAGCCCCTGGTCCTCACCGAGCCCCGCCACCTTTTGCCCAAGGGGGCCCTCGAGGGGGCAGGGGAAACCCCGAAGGCCTTCTTCCAGGAGGGCTTCGCCGCCGCCCTGGTCAGGACCCCCCTGGGCCTCCTCGCCCTCACCGCGGACACCGCCCCCATAGAAGGGGCCCTTTCCGCCTTGAGGAGGGGGCTTTTGGAGGCCTTCTTCCTCCTTTTCCCCTTGGGGCTTCTCCTCGTCTACCTCACCGCCCGTCTGGCGGCGGGGCCCCTGGAGCGGGCGGCCAGGGAGGTGGCGAGCCGGAGCCCAAGCCGCCTGGACCCCATCCCCTTGACCCTCCCCAGGGACGAGTTCGGGCGGATGGTGGCCGCGGTAAACGGCCTTCTCCAGGCCCTGAAGGAGGCCCAGGAGCGGGAGCGGGCCTTCCTGGCGGAGGTGAGCCACGAGCTCCGCACCCCCCTCACGGTCCTCCTGGGGCATCTGGACCGGCTTAAGCGCAACCCTTTGGACGGGGAGGCCCTGGAGGCGGCCCAAAGGACCTCCGAGAGGATGCGCCGCCTGGTGGAAGACCTCCTGGACCTGGCGAGAGGGGAGGCGGGCTGGCGGCTGGACCTGCACATCGTGGACCTCTTGGAGCTGGCCCGGGAGGCCTCCAGGGAGCAGGGGGTCCGGGTGGAGGGGGAGGCCCTCGAGGTCCTGGGGGATCCGGACCGGCTCCTCCAGGCCCTCCGCAACCTCATCGCCAATGGGGTGCGGGCGGCGGGAAGGGAGGGGGTGCGGGTAAGGGTGGGGCGGGAAGAAGGCTGGGCCCTGGTGGAGGTGGAGGACCGGGGCCCAGGGATCCCCGAGGACCTCCTCCCCCACCTCTTCCAGCGCTTCGCCCGGGGGCCTGGGGGCGGCACCGGCCTAGGCCTCGCCGTGGCCCAGGCCATCGCCCGGGCCCATGGGGGGGAGATCACCGTGGAAAGCGCACCCGGAAGGACGGTCTTCCGGGTGCGGCTTCCCCTTCTGGAGGAGGGTTAG
- a CDS encoding response regulator transcription factor — MKRILLIEDDPEVARLVELELSEAGFGVLWAKGGMEGLTLFRQNRPDLVILDLGLPDLDGAEVARRIRATDETPILVLTAQDGVERKVGLLSDGADDYLVKPFHPAELLARVQVQLRHREGSEVLSVGQLELYPRRRQVFFAGREVRLSPKEFDLLHLLMSRPGRVFPREEIEEKLWGKPLGRESNVLDVHVANLRAKLREAGAYGYLRTVRGLGYALRPGREGDEA, encoded by the coding sequence ATGAAGCGGATCCTCCTCATCGAAGACGACCCCGAGGTGGCCCGGCTGGTGGAGCTGGAGCTCTCGGAGGCGGGTTTTGGGGTGCTCTGGGCCAAGGGGGGCATGGAGGGCCTCACCCTCTTCCGCCAGAACCGCCCGGACCTCGTCATCCTGGACCTGGGCCTGCCGGACCTGGACGGGGCGGAGGTGGCCCGCAGGATCCGGGCCACGGACGAGACCCCCATCCTGGTCCTCACCGCCCAAGACGGGGTGGAGCGCAAGGTGGGCCTCCTCTCCGACGGGGCGGACGACTACCTGGTAAAGCCCTTCCACCCCGCGGAGCTCCTGGCCCGCGTCCAGGTGCAGCTCCGCCACCGGGAGGGAAGCGAGGTCTTAAGCGTGGGCCAGCTGGAGCTCTACCCCAGGCGGCGGCAGGTCTTCTTCGCTGGGCGGGAGGTGAGGCTTTCCCCCAAGGAGTTTGACCTCCTCCACCTCCTCATGTCCCGCCCGGGAAGGGTCTTCCCCCGGGAGGAGATCGAGGAGAAGCTTTGGGGCAAGCCCCTGGGGCGGGAGTCCAACGTCCTGGACGTGCATGTGGCCAACCTGCGGGCGAAGCTTAGGGAAGCCGGGGCCTACGGCTACCTGCGCACGGTCCGGGGCCTGGGCTACGCCCTCCGCCCAGGCCGCGAGGGAGACGAGGCTTGA
- a CDS encoding DUF502 domain-containing protein, which yields MRLRQRLLAGLLALLPLLVTLYFLLWVYTYSGGFIAGLLLAFGVEVPPAYGPLLPFVGLFLAVVFIYLVGTLTENYLGRRLLLSLERSLTLIPIVRDIYKAVQQIAHTLFGHKEVKFSRAAVIEYPRRGVYTLCFVVQPVGRRLPPLPEGYTAVLVPTSPVPASGMVVLVPSEEVIPLEISVEDALKYVVSAGFLLPEKPLEALTSLPPSGKGAS from the coding sequence ATGCGGCTTCGCCAGCGCCTCCTCGCCGGCCTCCTCGCCCTTTTACCCCTCCTCGTCACCCTCTACTTCCTCCTTTGGGTCTACACCTACTCGGGGGGGTTCATCGCCGGCCTCCTCCTGGCCTTCGGGGTGGAGGTGCCCCCGGCCTACGGCCCCCTCCTCCCCTTCGTGGGCCTCTTCCTGGCGGTGGTCTTCATCTACCTGGTAGGGACCCTCACGGAGAACTACCTGGGGCGAAGGCTCCTCCTTTCCCTGGAGCGTTCCCTCACCCTCATCCCCATCGTCCGCGACATCTACAAGGCGGTCCAGCAGATCGCCCACACCCTCTTCGGGCACAAGGAGGTGAAGTTCAGCCGGGCCGCGGTGATCGAGTACCCGAGGCGCGGGGTCTACACCCTCTGCTTTGTGGTCCAGCCCGTGGGGCGGAGGCTTCCCCCCCTTCCGGAGGGGTACACCGCCGTCTTGGTCCCCACCAGCCCCGTGCCCGCCAGCGGCATGGTGGTCCTGGTCCCCTCGGAGGAGGTCATCCCCCTGGAGATCAGCGTGGAGGATGCCCTCAAGTACGTGGTCTCCGCCGGCTTCCTCCTGCCGGAAAAACCTTTAGAAGCCTTAACCTCCCTCCCACCCTCGGGGAAAGGGGCCTCGTAG
- a CDS encoding helix-turn-helix domain-containing protein — MTQVRETLSFRPGEVILYPGVPGPRDRVYQVLKGLVRLEAVDLEGNALTLRLVRPGGFFGEEALSGLERGYFAEAVTEVELLPLPKEPDPETLKALTAHLAQALAEGYRRIERLATQRLKNRMAAALLELMDTPLAKEEDGKIVLRATHDELAAAVGSVRETVTKVIGELAREGYIRSGYGKIALLDLKGLKELSQHKGEGR; from the coding sequence ATGACCCAGGTGCGCGAAACCCTTAGCTTCCGGCCCGGCGAGGTCATCCTCTACCCCGGGGTGCCGGGGCCCCGGGATCGGGTCTACCAGGTCCTGAAAGGCCTGGTCCGCCTCGAGGCCGTGGACCTGGAGGGCAACGCCCTCACCCTCCGCTTGGTCCGCCCCGGGGGGTTCTTCGGGGAGGAGGCGCTTTCGGGCCTGGAGCGGGGCTACTTCGCCGAGGCGGTGACGGAGGTGGAGCTCCTCCCCCTGCCCAAGGAGCCGGACCCCGAAACCCTAAAGGCCCTCACCGCCCACCTGGCCCAGGCCCTGGCGGAGGGCTACCGCCGGATAGAGCGCCTGGCCACCCAAAGGCTCAAGAACCGCATGGCCGCGGCCCTCTTGGAGCTCATGGACACCCCGTTGGCCAAGGAGGAGGACGGGAAGATCGTCCTCCGGGCCACCCACGACGAGCTGGCCGCCGCGGTGGGAAGCGTGCGGGAGACGGTCACCAAGGTCATCGGGGAGCTCGCCCGGGAGGGGTACATCCGCTCGGGCTACGGCAAGATCGCCCTTCTGGACCTGAAGGGGCTAAAGGAGCTTTCCCAACACAAGGGCGAGGGCAGGTAA